One Aegilops tauschii subsp. strangulata cultivar AL8/78 chromosome 7, Aet v6.0, whole genome shotgun sequence genomic window carries:
- the LOC141026884 gene encoding uncharacterized protein has protein sequence MRLRLGTFDTAQEGARAYNAAAWRFLRSRQDMNFADVATRERAQELAPFSRLLTDEDRRKHRRREHRLRLAEMDEQAMALWSHRFPEDTNEEQFFAQRRAKRAKRREERADYREEKRTRKAAAKYNEALGDASS, from the coding sequence ATGCGGCTCCGTCTCGGAACCTTCGACACCGCCCAGGAGGGCGCCCGCGCGTACAACGCTGCGGCGTGGCGCTTCCTGCGGTCCCGTCAGGACATGAACTTCGCCGACGTggcgacgcgggagcgggcacaggagTTGGCGCCTTTCTCGCGGCTtctcaccgacgaggatcgtcgcaaGCACCGGAGGCGGGAGCATCGTCTCAGGCTGGCCGAGATGGACGAgcaagccatggcgctgtggagCCATCGCTTCCCGGAAGACACCAACGAGGAACAATTCTTCGCCCAGAGGAGGGCGAAGAGggcgaagaggagggaggagcgaGCCGACTATCGCGAGGAGAAGCGAACGCGGAAGGCGGCCGCTAAATACAACGAAGCGCTAGGAGATGCGTCCTCCTAG
- the LOC109764540 gene encoding uncharacterized protein: MRLVPVLSALAMVLLGFVLGFSFPASMTPNLQCGVLPWSGSTNSSSSDSFLGRLWAPLLRNSSSTSNATSGIVNVARKPEGAGRLPPGIVVSESDLHLRRLWGSPTKDTPVRKYLLTMAVGYKERANVNATVQKFSDNFDVVLFHYDGHTTEWDDEFQWSKEAVHVSARKQTKWWFAKRFLHPSIVAPYDYVFLWDEDLGVDNFTAEAYIDIVKKHGLEISQPGLDATKGHKAYDVSVKRNSGEVHKTDAGGEKCPDVHQRPCSGFVEVMAPVFSRDAWRCVWHMIQNDLVHGWGLDFNFWRCVDDPEEQFGIVDTQYVVHHAVPTLRDQGNGEKQGSRAKVKDRQYEEMHAFDSRMDNADKELANSTARSSSQP; this comes from the exons ATGAGATTAGTCCCGGTTCTGTCGGCGTTAGCCATGGTGTTGTTGGGGTTCGTCCTCGGCTTTTCTTTCCCGGCATCGATGACGCCCAAT CTTCAGTGCGGCGTACTGCCTTGGAGTGGCAGCACCAACTCCAGCTCCAGTGACAGCTTCCTGGGGAGACTGTGGGCACCATTACTCAGAAACAGCAGTAGCACCTCAAATGCCACTTCAGGG ATTGTGAATGTTGCAAGGAAGCCTGAAGGCGCAGGGAGGTTACCGCCGGGCATCGTGGTCTCGGAGTCCGATCTTCACCTGCGCCGGCTATGGGGATCCCCTACGAAG GACACGCCGGTTCGAAAGTACCTCCTGACAATGGCGGTAGGGTACAAGGAAAGGGCCAATGTCAATGCAACTGTTCAAAAG TTCTCGGACAACTTCGACGTGGTGCTGTTCCACTACGACGGCCACACGACGGAGTGGGACGACGAGTTCCAGTGGTCCAAGGAGGCCGTTCATGTCAGCGCCAGGAAGCAGACCAAATG GTGGTTCGCCAAGAGGTTCCTTCACCCGAGCATCGTGGCGCCGTACGACTACGTGTTCCTGTGGGACGAGGACCTCGGCGTCGACAACTTCACCGCCGAAGC GTACATTGACATCGTGAAGAAGCACGGGCTGGAGATCTCGCAGCCGGGGCTGGACGCCACCAAGGGGCACAAGGCGTACGACGTCTCCGTCAAGAGAAACTCCGGCGAGGTGCACAA GACGGATGCAGGGGGGGAGAAGTGCCCCGACGTGCACCAGCGGCCGTGCAGCGG GTTCGTGGAGGTGATGGCGCCAGTCTTCTCAAGGGATGCTTGGAGATGCGTGTGGCATATGATCCAG aatgATCTGGTTCATGGATGGGGTCTCGACTTCAACTTCTGGAGATGTGTCGAC GACCCTGAAGAGCAATTTGGCATCGTGGACACACAGTATGTTGTCCATCATGCAGTTCCCACACTCAGAGATCAG GGTAACGGAGAAAAGCAAGGAAGCAGGGCTAAG GTGAAAGACCGGCAATACGAGGAGATGCACGCCTTTGACTCAAGAATGGATAATGCTGACAAGGAGCTGGCCAACTCTACCGCCAGATCATCATCCCAGCCCTAA